A region of the Hyperolius riggenbachi isolate aHypRig1 chromosome 9, aHypRig1.pri, whole genome shotgun sequence genome:
agtgaaggaagactgagaggggcgggggagaggcggagatacgcgctgacagacgctcgtggggcagggctgcggtggttagccctgccccaaccaggaagagatccccggctgcacggaggggatgtgggggatcagggacccccgttaagctgcgggatggcggcgttttagcaggggcacacatgcccctgctatctatgagatctgaagcgagatttattctcgcttcagagtctctttaaccttcttggcggtaaccccgaacgtagttcggggtaagccgccggagggtgccgctcaggctctgctgggccgatttgtttaattttttttttgctggacgcagctagcactttgctagctgcgccagcaccccgatcgccgccgccgcgcgcccgatcgccgctatacggtgcggcgcgcggcccccccccccccagaccccgtgcgctgcctggccaatcagtgccaggcagcgccgaggggtggcccgggactcccaatgacgacccgacgtcagtgacgtcatcccgcccgtcgccatggcgatgggggaagccctccaggaaatcccgttctttgaacgggatttcctgatcggagatcgccgaaggcgatcgaagagggcggggggatgccgctgagcagcggctatcatgtagcgagccctgggctcgctacatgatatagaaaaaaaaaattaaaaaaaaactgccgcgctgcctcctggcgtatttttttataccgccaggagggttaaggagaatagtgggtacaagtcaaaaaaacaatttttcaaaaagacgcaatttttgagaaaattgattttaaataagcaaaggaaaatggtttttaaattgtcattttttaggttttttttttctagttttttagtttaaccacttgacgaccaggtaattattgcctgatctgtgctgcgtgggctctacagcccgcagcacagatcaggattatgccagggcgatcagacttacccccttttttccccactagggggatgtcctgctgggggggtctgatcgccgccggcttgctgcgctttgcgggggggctcttcaaagcccccctccacagcgttttCGACGCTCCCGTCCTctccgtccctccctctccctccatggcctgcgcaggatggatatccatccggcgcattgtaggataggcttcagcctgtcatatgccggcgatccccggccaatcagaggccggggatcgccgatctgccttcggcgtcgtatgatgtaaacagctgggatttcttccccgtgtgtttacattttgccggcgagccgcgattggcggctctccggctgttcatggaaacccgcagacgaccagtttacgccaatcggcattagctggtcgtcaagaggttaaaaaccatttattttttgcacttttttcgatcgattttctcaaaatctacaaggtctttatggaaaattcttttttgacttgtacccattattcttcttaacatatgttgcATTTTTATGTCACTACCAtcaatgggggctttgctattgactgccaaagtcggcatgaaattgcgTGACAATTATGTGAAATTAGGCGAAATTACGATTCACTATACGAAATCAACTGAATTTACAAACCGTAATTACGTGTAAGCCTAAATGCAAAAATCTATGCGAAATTTCTCGAAATCGCCATTAGCTGATTATGGTCATCActgcttttgcacgatattctaatttttcgagtttcacctgtacaccATTTCCGCTGGCGGCGGTGAAGGGGAGCAGAGCCGGGgtggaggtgggagggggggggggggggagtttattaAATGTAGAATAACAAGAAGCAGTAAAGAAATTCCTTTTAATCGATAATAAATCCCATGTGTATTTGGTACATGCAAAAAATATGGCACTTATTTCAAAAAGTACAAGAATGGACATTCATATCAACAAGTtcattgtaaagaataaaagaacaagaagaagaaaaaaagaatccGGAAATTCCCAACTTGACTTGGCCAATGTTCCCTCCGCCCCTCGGTACCTGTCATGTGGCCACGAGAATAAAATATTTTCTATAAAAAGTGTTCCATTTACATGACCAACAGGCCGATGGGCCGTCCCATCGTGATTTATACATAGTGTTCTCGGGGGGCCTCTCCTCGGAGCGTGAAAAAGTTTGCATTGGTTTCATTGCCGAGGAAGAGATGCCGTAGTCTGTGCTTGTTGGAATTTTCGGTAACTTCCATTTGGGTCCAGAGTGTCTGTGAGTGGCCGGGAACCTGCATGGTGACCGGTCTCCGTATCCCGGCACGGCGCTATAAAGTGGTGTATATGTAGACAAAGATGATGACGATGAGGTTGAGTATGGTTCCGATGATCCCCAGCATGGCTAAAATGCTTTCCTCCTTGCTTTCTTTTTCCTGGCTGCGTCTGTCATCTTCTCCGCCCCCAGGCATGACCATCTTGGTCACAAGAAACAAGGCTTGGTTCCTCTGACTCGCCTAGGACCAAAAGACAAATGGAACAGAATTACTCTCAGCCTCTAGAAAGTTGCTGCGTGTTGGGCCTGTATACACAAATGCGGTACATTCCATAACTTGACCACTTGTCTTATATCAATAGCCCTGACAACCCCCATCCcttcttcttaccttttccatcaagcatacgctctaccttaggccgcttcccatttgacctctggccatgttctactccttactagataccctaaaaacacactgcctctaggtgtaCATATTgcatactaccccccccccccccccctttctttagattgtaaacaTGTAAGGACACTCTCattcttttgtgtcttgaaatttaATATACAttgtgacccatatgcaattcactttttcctcttaggttttctcctaggtgatatttttaacacttgtcaataaaatgccctttaaccacttcacccccaaggttttttccccttaaaggacttccgaggccaaaaagaaaaaaatgacactatacctttttaatatcGGAATCCACGGAGGatgtccagcgcgtcctccgcaccgtaccgccgtcattgcagcccttttcgttcccccatggctcggcccgaccccactgaacgggtcgcatgtattccacaagtaagatggccgccgccttgagccgcggctgcgcagtacgctttgccgcgagtgcgactgcgcagcctttagcccgcctcccgtaCCCAGTACGCGgtgggaggcgggctaaaggctgcgcaatcgcactcgcggcaaagcgtactgcgcagccgcgactcaaggtggcggccatcttacttgtggaatacatgcgacccgttcagtggggtcgggccgagccatgggggaacgaaaagggctgcaatgacggcggtacggtgcggaggacgcgctggacgtcctccgtggattcagatattaaaaaggtatagtgtcattttcttctttttggcctcggaagtcctttaaaaaaacagagcaattttcacctgtcagcgctccttccattcacttgcctataactttattattacttatcacaacaaaacaatctatatctttttttttttcccgccaccaattaggctttctttggggggtgctttttgctaagaattattttattctaaatgtgttttaacaggaaaaataagaaaaaagtgtaaaaaaaaatattatttttcagattttggccattatagttttaaaataatacatgctactgaacttaaaacccacacattttattttcccatttgtcccggttattgcaatgtttaaaatgttcCCCTAATACAATGCatgatgccaatattttatttggaaaacaagcccataatttataaagtaacagtaatataccgtcTTGACATTTTAAAAAAGTTCACTCCCTAAGGTAGTAACTatctatgcatttttttaattgtgtatatatatatatatatatatatatatatatatatatatatatatatttacaaaaaaatgttgggctaactattggggagtgtgggaggtaagggattaattttaaatgttaaaaaatgtcttttaatggaaaaaaaagtgtagatgtagctttactatttgcccacaagatgtcctcgcgcataacTTCCCTATGCGTAGTCTTACTACGCaaagaggaagtaatgcgtggatgtgtaaTTAGCTTTTTTTGTGAATGGCACACATGgggactgtgttcccattcattgctcTCCCGGCTAACGATTGGCGGCTCTCGTGCGCTTGAGCATGTACAGTGTGGAGCCGCTTGTTTTCAGGAGGACTCGGGAGAACACTTCCGAAATCTCCTGCGATGGATGATTCAAATGGGGATCTGCCGCTGCAACAAGGGGCCCGGGAGAGGAGCAGGGAGGCTCTGTAGGACTCGGAACCTtctctctccttgggtaagtatctggcttttttttttatgactttaaaacagaaggtatttgtgattattattaATCATTGCTTTGAAGCGGTTctggaaaaataaaataagctAACAAAGTTGtaactgaaaaatgattttattaaaataataaatgtgGCTTCAAAGTTACTTTCATATCAAGAATTAAATGCAGTTCCAACGGGTGCTGTGTGTTATATATTTGCATGAGAGGCGAAAGAGTGATCACAAAACTAGAATGCTATATGATAACTAACAAGTAAATTTGGCCCAGATATAATTATCTGTGCCATATAcattattttaaaggacacctgaggtgaaaataaactattaaaataaaacgattgtatctatcttccttctcctaaaaatgactttttaagatatttcacagttttattttatgttgaaatttACTATTTAAatattaactgttttattgtttttgctcaatgacacattcattgaagtatgccagcgcTTAAATGtattaactattgacctttttttttatctctttcctgcttctcagatgccattttctgctaggaaagtgttttatagctggaatttattatcagtgagggtcacactgtagtcacttcctgtctgagtcaggactgagtcagccacttacatacctgatatttaactctttctggcagagaaagaataaaaggagcacagtatagttatttgtgtgctaggcactgtacatacatgtctatctcatcatgtcacatgtcacctcgggtatcctttaaaaaacatAGATCACAAGCAGTAATGAATGCACAGGAGACCTCATATTGGATCTGAGGTATTTTGAATGGTTGCTATTGTACGCACACAAAAACAATTATACCTTTTCATTTATCAAAGGAGCACTATGGAAATGTtttgaaatttaaaatacattcatataagatgtacattttcctaaagtaaaatgcactctaaattatttttttcctctgtCACTTTCACTTATAGTAGGAAGTCAAATTTAACAAATCTGTACAGATtttggattggtccatttcctcatggggaagTCACAGGGTATTCTtggttttttaaaaacatttatgGAATGGCAGTTGCAGAGTAGTGTGGAAAGGTGAGTAGGAAGGCTGGCATCttagtatagatcctttccacacAGTGCTTTTGTAAACGATAAAggacataggcccagtgcacaccaaaaaccgctagcagatctgcgaaACCCTAGAAgtttttaaagcagatttcagagcgattctaggcatgtggagAGAGGTTATCTAAACATGCCtggtgttttttggagcgtttttgtgtagcagatttcatatattgttacagtaaagctgttactgaacagcttctgtaacaaaaacgcctggaaaaccgctctgatctagcgttctttagcagttttccactttcctatactttaacattgaggcagaaacgcctcagaaatctaaaaaatgctgcggcccccgagtttgcgtttgtggtaaaaacgagccgctctggtgtgctccatcccattcactttcattagccaagcggttttaccCCTccaagctttttaaaaaatgctccagaaccgctctggtgtgcaccagtcctttCTGAGattcccccacgaggagatggactagtctaaaatctgtgAAATTAGTCAGATCTGTACTAtctactgtaactgacagcaacatgggagagaagtaatttatggtgcattttactccaaGACAACCATAAACCTcacatgtatgtattttacatattttacattatttttttgcagtactgctccttttaaaaaaaatctacaacTGATAggctattagggcccttttccactagcagtcgttagtgttcacgctgaacgctagcgattgctgaatcgcaaaagtacaaaaatttgcggcgatttcccgacgtttgcggtcgcgattttgctatgctaagcACTGCATagtaaaatcgcggcaataatcgttccgccgcgcgttcgcgttcctgtaaaaaacaaatcgcggtagtggaaatgacctaccgcgattcctatgttaaaaagcaaaccgtagcgattgtaaaatcgctagcggtttgcgactttccgattaagccagcgcaaacgcgctagtggaaatgggcccttaaagtttgacagatgcacattaaaaatagaacattaacaTTGCAAGTTAGTTTTGGGCTTAGCGGACAGTCAACTGACATCTATTATGTGGGACCAAaaaggtgtaattttttttcctcctgttaaatgggaaaaaaaatgtatttaaatctttttcaaatagctgtaatttttttttttttaactatgaaAATATGAACTATTACTCATGAGTCATGAAGCAACACTCTCTTTCCCAgacaaaagaaaataaagaaataaaaatactaagTGGGGCTGCAGAAAGGGGGGGacaaaaataataattacattttagattttagttattttatttttgtttttatttaattaacattttttttcctgtttcttaGCGCTAATCATATAtaagggagggatcacacttgcatCTGCAGGAATCGCAGATGATTCTCCTCCACTGGTGTTTTGCATTGTGTACCTTAACTTGCATTTTTGCTTTTTTCAGTAGGGCAGCACagtagcgtagtggttagcaccttTGCCTTGTAGCTCTAGATatttggtttgaatcccagccagggcactatctgcacagagtttgtatgctctccccaaaacatacagataagttaattggcttcctcctaaattggccctagactacaaataCATAcactatagacatatgactatggtagggaatggattagaaattagattgtaaactcctctgagggacagttagtgacaagtaaATGTAatctgcacagtgctgcagaagatgtcagcgctatataaatactaaataacaatacaGTAGCCATTGAGGTTCAATGAAAAACTGCATGCATTGTGCGGAGAAGTGGTGCAGGTTGTATCTTTTTTTGATGTTATGTAGAATCACATAGGCCTCTAGAAAATGCACTGGCCCCCAAAAAACATGCAATTCCTCAATGCGTTTTTGAGTGCGGCAAAATGCTGTTGATTTGCTCAAGCATGACCCCTGCCTAAATCCAACAAGCTTGTTAAGGTTCCCTCTATATTAACAGGCCTTTATACTCTGGATATGGCGGACCCGTCAGGTGCAATACACTCCGGCCTGCAGttgggctttaaagagacactgaagctcaaattttttttataatataatgatttgcatgtgtaggacagctaagaaattaaacattagcagcagagaaatGAGTCTAATATAGTTTCCAGTACGGgaagagttaaaggatacctgtggtgacatgatgagatagacatgggtatgtacagtgccaagcacacaaataactaggcggtgttcctttttttctttctctgcctgaaagagttaaatagcaggtatgtaagtggctgactcagtcctgactgagacaggaagtgactacagtgtgaccctcactgataagaaattccaactattaactcctttcctagcagaaaatggcttctaagagcaattaagaggtaaaaaggggaat
Encoded here:
- the TUNAR gene encoding protein TUNAR; protein product: MCPSPQFLMLCRASQRNQALFLVTKMVMPGGGEDDRRSQEKESKEESILAMLGIIGTILNLIVIIFVYIYTTL